The following coding sequences lie in one Acropora palmata chromosome 3, jaAcrPala1.3, whole genome shotgun sequence genomic window:
- the LOC141875946 gene encoding BBSome complex member BBS4-like, whose product MAETPQTGSQTSMSETASEPRTASPESSTSKTPSVKPPSVSTSPESVPAATPVSQSKSQPPKRRGKAPELPVYERKNWLIHLHFIRKEFERCKELISDQLKETQGMCEYALYVQALILRQEGQIQESLDLFQRTVQINPQSSDNLKQVARSLFLLARHKAALEVYNEAGKLSSKDWEIYHNQGVCYVYMKDFEKAKECLKHALQYHRHDATFIQLGKVHLLEGDTESAIEIFKRAVEFSPENPELMTTLGLLYLQVGQTSKAFEHLGNALTYDPSNVKAILGAGSMIQSHGDYDVALTKYRIAATATPESPHLWNNIGMCFFGKKKYVAAISCLKRATYMAPFEWKILYNLGIIHLTMQQYASAFHFLSAAITLKPKHGRLFMLLAIALTHLEDQENAKQAYEQAVSLDNTDPSINLNFSIFLYKTGAAKEASKQLNIYERKMEEMRSIKGNEIDQELIDVAMKLGPALQVGQNLVWEGKNPDQSSQGSQLQSQGSVGSGSSSFQEDGSFV is encoded by the exons ATGGCGGAAACTCCTCAAACCGGTAGCCAAACTTCGATGTCGGAAACAGCCTCTGAACCAAGGACTGCTAGTCCTGAAAGTTCAACTTCTAAAACGCCGAGCGTGAAACCCCCTAGCGTTTCGACGTCTCCAGAAAGCGTTCCTGCAGCTACACCGGTCTCTCAGTCGAAGTCTCAACCTCCGAAACGCCGAGGGAAGG CTCCAGAATTACCTGTTTATGAAAGAAAGAACTGGCTCATTCATTTACACTTTATAAGAAAGGAGTTTGAGCGTTGTAAG gaacTCATAAGCGATCAACTCAAAGAAACACAAGGAATGTGTGAATATGCTTTGTATGTGCAAG CATTAATTCTGCGACAAGAAGGTCAAATTCAAGAGTCACTGGATCTCTTCCAGAGAACTGTACAGATCAACCCACAAAGCTCAGATAACCTCAAACAAGTGGCAAGATCTCT ttttctaCTTGCCCGGCATAAGGCAGCCCTTGAAGTTTACAATGAAGCAGGAAAGCTGAGCTCCAAAGACTGG GAAATCTATCACAATCAAG GTGTTTGCTATGTGTATatgaaagattttgaaaag GCAAAAGAGTGCTTGAAGCATGCCTTGCAGTATCATCGACATGATGCAACATTCATCCAGCTAGGGAAAGTTCATCTTTTAGAGGGTGACACAGAATCGGccattgaaatttttaagaGAGCAGTAGA ATTCTCACCAGAAAATCCTGAGCTTATGACAACACTTGGACTGCTTTACCTGCAG GTGGGGCAGACTTCCAAGGCCTTTGAACATCTTGGAAATGCATTGACTTATGATCCAAGCAATGTGAAG GCCATTCTTGGAGCAGGATCCATGATTCAGTCCCATGGGGATTATGACGTCGCGCTGACAAAGTACAGAATCGCGGCCACAGCTACACCAGAGTCACCTCACCTGTGGAACAATATTGGAATGTGCTTCtttggcaaaaagaaatatgtgGCA GCTATTAGCTGTTTGAAGCGAGCAACATACATGGCGCCGTTTGAATGGAAAATCCTCTACAACCTTGGAATCATCCACCTCACAATGCAACA GTATGCTTCggcatttcattttctcagtGCTGCAATCACTCTCAAACCAAAACACGGCCGTCTCTTCATGCTGTTAGCGA TTGCTTTGACACATTTAGAAGACCAGGAAAATGCAAAACAGGCCTATGAACAAGCTGTATCTTTGGATAA CACAGATCCTTCGATTAACTTGAATTTTAGCATCTTCCTGTACAAAACAGGAGCGGCAAAGGAAGCCTCAAAACAATTAAACATTTATGAGAGGAAGATGGAAGAGATGAGATCAATTAAAGGCAACGAGATTGATCAGGAG CTCATTGATGTTGCCATGAAGCTTGGCCCAGCTTTACAGGTTGGACAGAACCTGGTGTGGGAAGGAAAAAATCCTGACCAATCATCGCAAGGTTCTCAACTTCAGTCCCAGGGCTCCGTCGGCAGCGGCAGCTCGTCATTCCAAGAAGACGGCTCGTTTGTTTAA